Proteins encoded by one window of Channa argus isolate prfri chromosome 1, Channa argus male v1.0, whole genome shotgun sequence:
- the gnrh3 gene encoding gonadotropin-releasing hormone 3, which yields MEASSRVMMQVLLLALVVQVTLSQHWSYGWLPGGKRSVGELEATIRMMGTGGVVSFPEEASAQTHERLRPYNVINDDSSHFDGKKRLPTN from the exons ATGGAAGCGAGCAGCAGAGTGATGATGCAGGTGTTGTTGTTGGCGTTGGTGGTTCAGGTCACCCTGTCCCAGCACTGGTCCTATGGATGGCTACCAGGTGGAAAGAGAAGTGTGGGAGAACTGGAGGCAACCATCAGG ATGATGGGGACAGGAGGAGTGGTATCTTTTCCTGAAGAGGCGAGTGCCCAAACCCATGAGAGACTTAGACCATACAATGTT ATTAATGATGATTCCAGTCATTTTGACGGAAAGAAAAGGCTGCCTACAAATTGA
- the LOC137133912 gene encoding receptor-type tyrosine-protein phosphatase epsilon-like isoform X4, with product MVLFLIGISIAITNSSHENQTAENHSHQGAHVLPSTLVISLLLIIVVLLAIYCLRFKNHRKALVTSVDKKIPNGFLEERGEQTVVLLPRSPSPSKRYFPIPLDSLEEEYRIRSADDGKLFREEFNSLPCYYHHGSFEEASREQNREKNRYPNILPYDHSRVVLSHLSGHLCSDYINASYIDGYKEKNKFIAAQGPKLETVADFWRMIWEQKTATIVMLTNLKERKEEKCYQYWPEKGCWMYGNIKVAMEDFTVLVDYTIRKFCVQYQGSDGPRAPRLVTQLHFTSWPDFGVPFTPIGMLKFLKKVKAVNPSYAGPIVVHCSAGVGRTGTFIVIDSMIDMMHMEQRVDVFGFVSRIREQRCQLIQTDMQYSFIYQALLEYYLYGDTELDVCSLEGHLQRLHNTRAPHDRLGLEEEFRKLTNVRIMKENMRTGNLPANMKKNRVLQIIPYDFNRVILSVKRGQEFTDYINASFIDGYRQKDYFIATQGPLSHTVEDFWRMVWEWRCHSIVMLTELKEREQEKCFQYWPSEGSVTFGDYTVELTGDTQCETFTLKDMVLTYRPEKQSQHVRHFHFHGWPEIGIPADGRGMIDIIAAVQRQQQQSGNHPIIVHCSAGAGRTGTFIALSNILERVKAEGLLDVFQTVKSLRMQRPHMVQTVEQYDFCYRVVQDFVDIFSDYANFK from the exons ATGGTGTTGTTTCTGATTGGAATCTCTATTGCCATAACTAATTCATCTCATGAAAACCAAACTGCAG AAAACCACAGCCATCAGGGTGCTCATGTGCTGCCCTCAACATTGGTCATATCCCTTCTTCTTATCATCGTTGTGCTGCTGGCAATCTATTGCCTGAG GTTCAAAAACCACAGGAAAGCTCTGGTTACCTCAGTGGATAAGAAGATTCCAAATGGGTTCTTGGAGGAGCGAG GAGAACAGACAGTGGTCCTCCTTCCCAGGTCTCCCTCACCATCCAAGAGGTACTTCCCCATCCCTCTGGACTCGCTGGAGGAGGAGTACCGTATACGCTCTGCAGACGATGGCAAGCTCTTCAGAGAAGAGTTCAAT TCGCTGCCATGTTACTACCACCACGGGTCCTTTGAGGAAGCGAGCAGAgagcaaaacagagagaaaaacagatacCCAAACATTTTACCAT ATGACCATTCAAGAGTGGTGTTAAGTCATCTCAGTGGACATCTGTGCTCCGACTACATAAACGCATCTTACATAGAT ggCTATAAAGAGAAGAACAAATTTATTGCAGCTCAAG GCCCAAAGCTGGAGACAGTGGCCGATTTCTGGCGGATGATTTGggaacaaaaaacagcaactaTAGTAATGCTGACAAATCTTAAAGAGAGGAAGGAG GAGAAATGTTATCAGTACTGGCCAGAAAAGGGCTGCTGGATGTATGGGAATATCAAGGTGGCAATGGAGGACTTCACTGTGCTGGTCGACTACACCATTAGAAAATTCTGTGTTCAGTAT CAGGGCAGCGATGGTCCTCGAGCTCCCCGCCTCGTCACCCAGCTCCACTTTACCAGCTGGCCAGACTTCGGGGTGCCATTCACGCCCATCGGCATGCTGAAATTCCTTAAGAAGGTCAAGGCTGTCAATCCATCCTACGCTGGACCCATTGTTGTGCACTGCAG cgCTGGGGTGGGGAGGACTGGGACATTCATTGTCATTGACAGcatgatcgacatgatgcacaTGGAACAGAGGGTGGATGTGTTTGGCTTTGTGAGCAGAATACGAGAGCAGCGCTGTCAACTCATCCAGACAGAT ATGCAGTACTCCTTCATCTACCAGGCTCTGTTGGAGTACTATCTATACGGAGACACAGAGCTAGATGTGTGCTCTCTGGAGGGCCATCTGCAGAGGCTTCACAACACCAGGGCTCCCCACGACAGGCTGGGCCTGGAGGAGGAGTTCAGG AAGCTGACCAACGTTCGTATAATGAAGGAGAACATGAGAACTGGGAACCTTCCTGCCAACATGAAGAAGAACCGTGTGCTTCAGATCATTCCGT acGATTTCAACCGAGTAATACTCTCAGTGAAAAGAGGACAGGAGTTCACCGACTACATCAATGCCTCCTTTATTGAT GGCTACAGGCAGAAGGACTATTTTATCGCAACCCAGGGCCCCCTGTCTCACACAGTGGAGGACTTCTGGAGGATGGTGTGGGAGTGGAGGTGTCATTCAATCGTTATGCTCACCGAACTCAAAGAAAGAGAGCAG GAGAAGTGTTTCCAGTATTGGCCATCAGAGGGCAGTGTAACATTTGGAGATTACACTGTGGAGCTGACTGGAGATACACAGTGTGAAACCTTTACTCTCAAAGACATGGTGCTCACATACAGACCA GAAAAGCAGTCACAACATGTCCGACACTTTCACTTCCACGGATGGCCTGAGATTGGAATACCAGCTGATGGAAGAGGGATGATTGACATTATTGCCGCTGtgcagaggcagcagcagcagtctggAAACCATCCCATAATTGTGCACTGCAG TGCTGGTGCAGGACGGACCGGTACATTCATTGCCCTCAGTAACATTCTGGAGAGAGTGAAAGCTGAAGGCCTCCTGGACGTTTTTCAGACAGTCAAGAGTTTACGCATGCAGAGACCACACATGGTTCAGACTGTG GAACAATACGACTTCTGCTACAGAGTGGTTCAGgattttgttgacattttctcAGACTACGCCAATTTTAAATAA
- the LOC137133912 gene encoding receptor-type tyrosine-protein phosphatase epsilon-like isoform X2 codes for MTMVLFLIGISIAITNSSHENQTAGWKQGETARLALSKENHSHQGAHVLPSTLVISLLLIIVVLLAIYCLRFKNHRKALVTSVDKKIPNGFLEERGEQTVVLLPRSPSPSKRYFPIPLDSLEEEYRIRSADDGKLFREEFNSLPCYYHHGSFEEASREQNREKNRYPNILPYDHSRVVLSHLSGHLCSDYINASYIDGYKEKNKFIAAQGPKLETVADFWRMIWEQKTATIVMLTNLKERKEEKCYQYWPEKGCWMYGNIKVAMEDFTVLVDYTIRKFCVQYGSDGPRAPRLVTQLHFTSWPDFGVPFTPIGMLKFLKKVKAVNPSYAGPIVVHCSAGVGRTGTFIVIDSMIDMMHMEQRVDVFGFVSRIREQRCQLIQTDMQYSFIYQALLEYYLYGDTELDVCSLEGHLQRLHNTRAPHDRLGLEEEFRKLTNVRIMKENMRTGNLPANMKKNRVLQIIPYDFNRVILSVKRGQEFTDYINASFIDGYRQKDYFIATQGPLSHTVEDFWRMVWEWRCHSIVMLTELKEREQEKCFQYWPSEGSVTFGDYTVELTGDTQCETFTLKDMVLTYRPEKQSQHVRHFHFHGWPEIGIPADGRGMIDIIAAVQRQQQQSGNHPIIVHCSAGAGRTGTFIALSNILERVKAEGLLDVFQTVKSLRMQRPHMVQTVEQYDFCYRVVQDFVDIFSDYANFK; via the exons A tGACAATGGTGTTGTTTCTGATTGGAATCTCTATTGCCATAACTAATTCATCTCATGAAAACCAAACTGCAG GCTGGAAACAGGGGGAAACAGCTAGAttggctctgtccaaag AAAACCACAGCCATCAGGGTGCTCATGTGCTGCCCTCAACATTGGTCATATCCCTTCTTCTTATCATCGTTGTGCTGCTGGCAATCTATTGCCTGAG GTTCAAAAACCACAGGAAAGCTCTGGTTACCTCAGTGGATAAGAAGATTCCAAATGGGTTCTTGGAGGAGCGAG GAGAACAGACAGTGGTCCTCCTTCCCAGGTCTCCCTCACCATCCAAGAGGTACTTCCCCATCCCTCTGGACTCGCTGGAGGAGGAGTACCGTATACGCTCTGCAGACGATGGCAAGCTCTTCAGAGAAGAGTTCAAT TCGCTGCCATGTTACTACCACCACGGGTCCTTTGAGGAAGCGAGCAGAgagcaaaacagagagaaaaacagatacCCAAACATTTTACCAT ATGACCATTCAAGAGTGGTGTTAAGTCATCTCAGTGGACATCTGTGCTCCGACTACATAAACGCATCTTACATAGAT ggCTATAAAGAGAAGAACAAATTTATTGCAGCTCAAG GCCCAAAGCTGGAGACAGTGGCCGATTTCTGGCGGATGATTTGggaacaaaaaacagcaactaTAGTAATGCTGACAAATCTTAAAGAGAGGAAGGAG GAGAAATGTTATCAGTACTGGCCAGAAAAGGGCTGCTGGATGTATGGGAATATCAAGGTGGCAATGGAGGACTTCACTGTGCTGGTCGACTACACCATTAGAAAATTCTGTGTTCAGTAT GGCAGCGATGGTCCTCGAGCTCCCCGCCTCGTCACCCAGCTCCACTTTACCAGCTGGCCAGACTTCGGGGTGCCATTCACGCCCATCGGCATGCTGAAATTCCTTAAGAAGGTCAAGGCTGTCAATCCATCCTACGCTGGACCCATTGTTGTGCACTGCAG cgCTGGGGTGGGGAGGACTGGGACATTCATTGTCATTGACAGcatgatcgacatgatgcacaTGGAACAGAGGGTGGATGTGTTTGGCTTTGTGAGCAGAATACGAGAGCAGCGCTGTCAACTCATCCAGACAGAT ATGCAGTACTCCTTCATCTACCAGGCTCTGTTGGAGTACTATCTATACGGAGACACAGAGCTAGATGTGTGCTCTCTGGAGGGCCATCTGCAGAGGCTTCACAACACCAGGGCTCCCCACGACAGGCTGGGCCTGGAGGAGGAGTTCAGG AAGCTGACCAACGTTCGTATAATGAAGGAGAACATGAGAACTGGGAACCTTCCTGCCAACATGAAGAAGAACCGTGTGCTTCAGATCATTCCGT acGATTTCAACCGAGTAATACTCTCAGTGAAAAGAGGACAGGAGTTCACCGACTACATCAATGCCTCCTTTATTGAT GGCTACAGGCAGAAGGACTATTTTATCGCAACCCAGGGCCCCCTGTCTCACACAGTGGAGGACTTCTGGAGGATGGTGTGGGAGTGGAGGTGTCATTCAATCGTTATGCTCACCGAACTCAAAGAAAGAGAGCAG GAGAAGTGTTTCCAGTATTGGCCATCAGAGGGCAGTGTAACATTTGGAGATTACACTGTGGAGCTGACTGGAGATACACAGTGTGAAACCTTTACTCTCAAAGACATGGTGCTCACATACAGACCA GAAAAGCAGTCACAACATGTCCGACACTTTCACTTCCACGGATGGCCTGAGATTGGAATACCAGCTGATGGAAGAGGGATGATTGACATTATTGCCGCTGtgcagaggcagcagcagcagtctggAAACCATCCCATAATTGTGCACTGCAG TGCTGGTGCAGGACGGACCGGTACATTCATTGCCCTCAGTAACATTCTGGAGAGAGTGAAAGCTGAAGGCCTCCTGGACGTTTTTCAGACAGTCAAGAGTTTACGCATGCAGAGACCACACATGGTTCAGACTGTG GAACAATACGACTTCTGCTACAGAGTGGTTCAGgattttgttgacattttctcAGACTACGCCAATTTTAAATAA
- the LOC137133912 gene encoding receptor-type tyrosine-protein phosphatase epsilon-like isoform X1 translates to MTMVLFLIGISIAITNSSHENQTAGWKQGETARLALSKENHSHQGAHVLPSTLVISLLLIIVVLLAIYCLRFKNHRKALVTSVDKKIPNGFLEERGEQTVVLLPRSPSPSKRYFPIPLDSLEEEYRIRSADDGKLFREEFNSLPCYYHHGSFEEASREQNREKNRYPNILPYDHSRVVLSHLSGHLCSDYINASYIDGYKEKNKFIAAQGPKLETVADFWRMIWEQKTATIVMLTNLKERKEEKCYQYWPEKGCWMYGNIKVAMEDFTVLVDYTIRKFCVQYQGSDGPRAPRLVTQLHFTSWPDFGVPFTPIGMLKFLKKVKAVNPSYAGPIVVHCSAGVGRTGTFIVIDSMIDMMHMEQRVDVFGFVSRIREQRCQLIQTDMQYSFIYQALLEYYLYGDTELDVCSLEGHLQRLHNTRAPHDRLGLEEEFRKLTNVRIMKENMRTGNLPANMKKNRVLQIIPYDFNRVILSVKRGQEFTDYINASFIDGYRQKDYFIATQGPLSHTVEDFWRMVWEWRCHSIVMLTELKEREQEKCFQYWPSEGSVTFGDYTVELTGDTQCETFTLKDMVLTYRPEKQSQHVRHFHFHGWPEIGIPADGRGMIDIIAAVQRQQQQSGNHPIIVHCSAGAGRTGTFIALSNILERVKAEGLLDVFQTVKSLRMQRPHMVQTVEQYDFCYRVVQDFVDIFSDYANFK, encoded by the exons A tGACAATGGTGTTGTTTCTGATTGGAATCTCTATTGCCATAACTAATTCATCTCATGAAAACCAAACTGCAG GCTGGAAACAGGGGGAAACAGCTAGAttggctctgtccaaag AAAACCACAGCCATCAGGGTGCTCATGTGCTGCCCTCAACATTGGTCATATCCCTTCTTCTTATCATCGTTGTGCTGCTGGCAATCTATTGCCTGAG GTTCAAAAACCACAGGAAAGCTCTGGTTACCTCAGTGGATAAGAAGATTCCAAATGGGTTCTTGGAGGAGCGAG GAGAACAGACAGTGGTCCTCCTTCCCAGGTCTCCCTCACCATCCAAGAGGTACTTCCCCATCCCTCTGGACTCGCTGGAGGAGGAGTACCGTATACGCTCTGCAGACGATGGCAAGCTCTTCAGAGAAGAGTTCAAT TCGCTGCCATGTTACTACCACCACGGGTCCTTTGAGGAAGCGAGCAGAgagcaaaacagagagaaaaacagatacCCAAACATTTTACCAT ATGACCATTCAAGAGTGGTGTTAAGTCATCTCAGTGGACATCTGTGCTCCGACTACATAAACGCATCTTACATAGAT ggCTATAAAGAGAAGAACAAATTTATTGCAGCTCAAG GCCCAAAGCTGGAGACAGTGGCCGATTTCTGGCGGATGATTTGggaacaaaaaacagcaactaTAGTAATGCTGACAAATCTTAAAGAGAGGAAGGAG GAGAAATGTTATCAGTACTGGCCAGAAAAGGGCTGCTGGATGTATGGGAATATCAAGGTGGCAATGGAGGACTTCACTGTGCTGGTCGACTACACCATTAGAAAATTCTGTGTTCAGTAT CAGGGCAGCGATGGTCCTCGAGCTCCCCGCCTCGTCACCCAGCTCCACTTTACCAGCTGGCCAGACTTCGGGGTGCCATTCACGCCCATCGGCATGCTGAAATTCCTTAAGAAGGTCAAGGCTGTCAATCCATCCTACGCTGGACCCATTGTTGTGCACTGCAG cgCTGGGGTGGGGAGGACTGGGACATTCATTGTCATTGACAGcatgatcgacatgatgcacaTGGAACAGAGGGTGGATGTGTTTGGCTTTGTGAGCAGAATACGAGAGCAGCGCTGTCAACTCATCCAGACAGAT ATGCAGTACTCCTTCATCTACCAGGCTCTGTTGGAGTACTATCTATACGGAGACACAGAGCTAGATGTGTGCTCTCTGGAGGGCCATCTGCAGAGGCTTCACAACACCAGGGCTCCCCACGACAGGCTGGGCCTGGAGGAGGAGTTCAGG AAGCTGACCAACGTTCGTATAATGAAGGAGAACATGAGAACTGGGAACCTTCCTGCCAACATGAAGAAGAACCGTGTGCTTCAGATCATTCCGT acGATTTCAACCGAGTAATACTCTCAGTGAAAAGAGGACAGGAGTTCACCGACTACATCAATGCCTCCTTTATTGAT GGCTACAGGCAGAAGGACTATTTTATCGCAACCCAGGGCCCCCTGTCTCACACAGTGGAGGACTTCTGGAGGATGGTGTGGGAGTGGAGGTGTCATTCAATCGTTATGCTCACCGAACTCAAAGAAAGAGAGCAG GAGAAGTGTTTCCAGTATTGGCCATCAGAGGGCAGTGTAACATTTGGAGATTACACTGTGGAGCTGACTGGAGATACACAGTGTGAAACCTTTACTCTCAAAGACATGGTGCTCACATACAGACCA GAAAAGCAGTCACAACATGTCCGACACTTTCACTTCCACGGATGGCCTGAGATTGGAATACCAGCTGATGGAAGAGGGATGATTGACATTATTGCCGCTGtgcagaggcagcagcagcagtctggAAACCATCCCATAATTGTGCACTGCAG TGCTGGTGCAGGACGGACCGGTACATTCATTGCCCTCAGTAACATTCTGGAGAGAGTGAAAGCTGAAGGCCTCCTGGACGTTTTTCAGACAGTCAAGAGTTTACGCATGCAGAGACCACACATGGTTCAGACTGTG GAACAATACGACTTCTGCTACAGAGTGGTTCAGgattttgttgacattttctcAGACTACGCCAATTTTAAATAA
- the LOC137133912 gene encoding receptor-type tyrosine-protein phosphatase epsilon-like isoform X3, with protein MVLFLIGISIAITNSSHENQTAGWKQGETARLALSKENHSHQGAHVLPSTLVISLLLIIVVLLAIYCLRFKNHRKALVTSVDKKIPNGFLEERGEQTVVLLPRSPSPSKRYFPIPLDSLEEEYRIRSADDGKLFREEFNSLPCYYHHGSFEEASREQNREKNRYPNILPYDHSRVVLSHLSGHLCSDYINASYIDGYKEKNKFIAAQGPKLETVADFWRMIWEQKTATIVMLTNLKERKEEKCYQYWPEKGCWMYGNIKVAMEDFTVLVDYTIRKFCVQYQGSDGPRAPRLVTQLHFTSWPDFGVPFTPIGMLKFLKKVKAVNPSYAGPIVVHCSAGVGRTGTFIVIDSMIDMMHMEQRVDVFGFVSRIREQRCQLIQTDMQYSFIYQALLEYYLYGDTELDVCSLEGHLQRLHNTRAPHDRLGLEEEFRKLTNVRIMKENMRTGNLPANMKKNRVLQIIPYDFNRVILSVKRGQEFTDYINASFIDGYRQKDYFIATQGPLSHTVEDFWRMVWEWRCHSIVMLTELKEREQEKCFQYWPSEGSVTFGDYTVELTGDTQCETFTLKDMVLTYRPEKQSQHVRHFHFHGWPEIGIPADGRGMIDIIAAVQRQQQQSGNHPIIVHCSAGAGRTGTFIALSNILERVKAEGLLDVFQTVKSLRMQRPHMVQTVEQYDFCYRVVQDFVDIFSDYANFK; from the exons ATGGTGTTGTTTCTGATTGGAATCTCTATTGCCATAACTAATTCATCTCATGAAAACCAAACTGCAG GCTGGAAACAGGGGGAAACAGCTAGAttggctctgtccaaag AAAACCACAGCCATCAGGGTGCTCATGTGCTGCCCTCAACATTGGTCATATCCCTTCTTCTTATCATCGTTGTGCTGCTGGCAATCTATTGCCTGAG GTTCAAAAACCACAGGAAAGCTCTGGTTACCTCAGTGGATAAGAAGATTCCAAATGGGTTCTTGGAGGAGCGAG GAGAACAGACAGTGGTCCTCCTTCCCAGGTCTCCCTCACCATCCAAGAGGTACTTCCCCATCCCTCTGGACTCGCTGGAGGAGGAGTACCGTATACGCTCTGCAGACGATGGCAAGCTCTTCAGAGAAGAGTTCAAT TCGCTGCCATGTTACTACCACCACGGGTCCTTTGAGGAAGCGAGCAGAgagcaaaacagagagaaaaacagatacCCAAACATTTTACCAT ATGACCATTCAAGAGTGGTGTTAAGTCATCTCAGTGGACATCTGTGCTCCGACTACATAAACGCATCTTACATAGAT ggCTATAAAGAGAAGAACAAATTTATTGCAGCTCAAG GCCCAAAGCTGGAGACAGTGGCCGATTTCTGGCGGATGATTTGggaacaaaaaacagcaactaTAGTAATGCTGACAAATCTTAAAGAGAGGAAGGAG GAGAAATGTTATCAGTACTGGCCAGAAAAGGGCTGCTGGATGTATGGGAATATCAAGGTGGCAATGGAGGACTTCACTGTGCTGGTCGACTACACCATTAGAAAATTCTGTGTTCAGTAT CAGGGCAGCGATGGTCCTCGAGCTCCCCGCCTCGTCACCCAGCTCCACTTTACCAGCTGGCCAGACTTCGGGGTGCCATTCACGCCCATCGGCATGCTGAAATTCCTTAAGAAGGTCAAGGCTGTCAATCCATCCTACGCTGGACCCATTGTTGTGCACTGCAG cgCTGGGGTGGGGAGGACTGGGACATTCATTGTCATTGACAGcatgatcgacatgatgcacaTGGAACAGAGGGTGGATGTGTTTGGCTTTGTGAGCAGAATACGAGAGCAGCGCTGTCAACTCATCCAGACAGAT ATGCAGTACTCCTTCATCTACCAGGCTCTGTTGGAGTACTATCTATACGGAGACACAGAGCTAGATGTGTGCTCTCTGGAGGGCCATCTGCAGAGGCTTCACAACACCAGGGCTCCCCACGACAGGCTGGGCCTGGAGGAGGAGTTCAGG AAGCTGACCAACGTTCGTATAATGAAGGAGAACATGAGAACTGGGAACCTTCCTGCCAACATGAAGAAGAACCGTGTGCTTCAGATCATTCCGT acGATTTCAACCGAGTAATACTCTCAGTGAAAAGAGGACAGGAGTTCACCGACTACATCAATGCCTCCTTTATTGAT GGCTACAGGCAGAAGGACTATTTTATCGCAACCCAGGGCCCCCTGTCTCACACAGTGGAGGACTTCTGGAGGATGGTGTGGGAGTGGAGGTGTCATTCAATCGTTATGCTCACCGAACTCAAAGAAAGAGAGCAG GAGAAGTGTTTCCAGTATTGGCCATCAGAGGGCAGTGTAACATTTGGAGATTACACTGTGGAGCTGACTGGAGATACACAGTGTGAAACCTTTACTCTCAAAGACATGGTGCTCACATACAGACCA GAAAAGCAGTCACAACATGTCCGACACTTTCACTTCCACGGATGGCCTGAGATTGGAATACCAGCTGATGGAAGAGGGATGATTGACATTATTGCCGCTGtgcagaggcagcagcagcagtctggAAACCATCCCATAATTGTGCACTGCAG TGCTGGTGCAGGACGGACCGGTACATTCATTGCCCTCAGTAACATTCTGGAGAGAGTGAAAGCTGAAGGCCTCCTGGACGTTTTTCAGACAGTCAAGAGTTTACGCATGCAGAGACCACACATGGTTCAGACTGTG GAACAATACGACTTCTGCTACAGAGTGGTTCAGgattttgttgacattttctcAGACTACGCCAATTTTAAATAA